In Misgurnus anguillicaudatus chromosome 5, ASM2758022v2, whole genome shotgun sequence, a genomic segment contains:
- the lpxn gene encoding leupaxin isoform X2, protein MDMLLEELAQATSQNPTIPAKTLAPGTLVKIDITTKHEETSGLVSGPGKAFDNHSYSVPPTHVESEVMSPTTATKELDSLMNKLLGLDLELPEQLPTSNPPPIARKSIKDRNPAVTTESSGKQAEETTDAKNPQHQPLSKTLSKGVDAIDDLLGSLSSDMEKMGVRTAAKGHCASCGKCIAGKVVTALGQVWHPEHFVCTVCKEEFGRSGFFERDGMPYCEKDYQNLFSPRCGYCKGPITQNILTAMDQTWHPEHFFCSHCGDVFGPEGFMEKDGKPYCPRDFYRLFAPKCSGCGEPVKENYLSAANGTWHPDCFVCVDCLKPFTDGCFMELNGRPLCSLHYHSRQGTLCGTCGEPITGRCIAALDRKFHPEHFLCAFCLRQLSQGVFKEQGGKPYCSVCHAKLFR, encoded by the exons atgg ACATGCTTTTGGAAGAGTTGGCTCAGGCCACTTCACAGAATCCAACTATTCCAGCCAAAACTCTGGCACCTGGAACTTTAGTCAAAATAGACATTACAACTAAACATGAAGAG ACCTCGGGTCTTGTTTCTGGACCGGGAAAGGCATTTGATAATCATTCCTACAG tgTGCCTCCAACCCATGTGGAATCAGAAGTGATGAGTCCCACCACAGCCACAAAAGAGTTAGACTCTCTCATGAACAAGCTTTTAGGTTTAGACCTCGAG cttCCAGAACAACTACCCACATCAAACCCACCTCCAATCGCTCGCAAGTCAATAAAGGACAGAAATCCAGCGGTAACTACAGAAAGCAGTGGGAAACAAGCAGAGGAAACTACAGATGCTAAGAATCCACAGCATCAGCCTCTATCTAAAACATTATCCAAGGGTGTGGATGCTATAGATGACTTGCTGGGCTCTCTTAGTTCAGACATGGAGAAGATGGGGGTCCGCACGGCTGCCAAAGGCCACTGTGCGTCATGTGGCAAATGCATTGCAGGGAAG GTTGTCACAGCTTTGGGTCAGGTGTGGCACCCTGAACACTTTGTGTGTACGGTGTGCAAGGAAGAGTTTGGCAGGTCTGGTTTCTTTGAGAGAGATGGCATGCCATACTGTGAGAAGGACTACCAAAACCTCTTCTCCCCTCGCTGTGGTTACTGCAAGGGTCCTATTACACAG AACATTTTAACAGCGATGGATCAAACATGGCATCCAGAACATTTCTTCTGCAGCCACTGTGGAGATGTATTTGGACCTGAAG GGTTTATGGAAAAAGACGGTAAACCATATTGCCCCAGGGATTTCTACCGCCTCTTTGCACCCAAATGCTCTGGCTGTGGAGAACCAGTGAAGGAGAACTATCTGTCTGCAGCCAATGGAACCTGGCATCCCGACTGCTTTGTCTGTGTG GATTGTTTGAAGCCCTTTACCGATGGTTGTTTTATGGAGTTAAACGGTCGGCCGCTCTGTTCTCTGCATTATCACTCTAGACAGGGGACTTTGTGTGGGACCTGTGGAGAACCAATCACCGGCCGTTGCATCGCCGCTCTCGACCGCAAGTTTCACCCCGAACACTTTCTTTGTGCGTTCTGCCTTCGACAGCTCAGTCAGGGTGTGTTTAAGGAGCAGGGAGGGAAGCCGTACTGTTCGGTATGTCACGCGAAACTCTTTCGGTGA
- the lpxn gene encoding leupaxin isoform X1 — MDDLDMLLEELAQATSQNPTIPAKTLAPGTLVKIDITTKHEETSGLVSGPGKAFDNHSYSVPPTHVESEVMSPTTATKELDSLMNKLLGLDLELPEQLPTSNPPPIARKSIKDRNPAVTTESSGKQAEETTDAKNPQHQPLSKTLSKGVDAIDDLLGSLSSDMEKMGVRTAAKGHCASCGKCIAGKVVTALGQVWHPEHFVCTVCKEEFGRSGFFERDGMPYCEKDYQNLFSPRCGYCKGPITQNILTAMDQTWHPEHFFCSHCGDVFGPEGFMEKDGKPYCPRDFYRLFAPKCSGCGEPVKENYLSAANGTWHPDCFVCVDCLKPFTDGCFMELNGRPLCSLHYHSRQGTLCGTCGEPITGRCIAALDRKFHPEHFLCAFCLRQLSQGVFKEQGGKPYCSVCHAKLFR, encoded by the exons ATGGATGATCTTG ACATGCTTTTGGAAGAGTTGGCTCAGGCCACTTCACAGAATCCAACTATTCCAGCCAAAACTCTGGCACCTGGAACTTTAGTCAAAATAGACATTACAACTAAACATGAAGAG ACCTCGGGTCTTGTTTCTGGACCGGGAAAGGCATTTGATAATCATTCCTACAG tgTGCCTCCAACCCATGTGGAATCAGAAGTGATGAGTCCCACCACAGCCACAAAAGAGTTAGACTCTCTCATGAACAAGCTTTTAGGTTTAGACCTCGAG cttCCAGAACAACTACCCACATCAAACCCACCTCCAATCGCTCGCAAGTCAATAAAGGACAGAAATCCAGCGGTAACTACAGAAAGCAGTGGGAAACAAGCAGAGGAAACTACAGATGCTAAGAATCCACAGCATCAGCCTCTATCTAAAACATTATCCAAGGGTGTGGATGCTATAGATGACTTGCTGGGCTCTCTTAGTTCAGACATGGAGAAGATGGGGGTCCGCACGGCTGCCAAAGGCCACTGTGCGTCATGTGGCAAATGCATTGCAGGGAAG GTTGTCACAGCTTTGGGTCAGGTGTGGCACCCTGAACACTTTGTGTGTACGGTGTGCAAGGAAGAGTTTGGCAGGTCTGGTTTCTTTGAGAGAGATGGCATGCCATACTGTGAGAAGGACTACCAAAACCTCTTCTCCCCTCGCTGTGGTTACTGCAAGGGTCCTATTACACAG AACATTTTAACAGCGATGGATCAAACATGGCATCCAGAACATTTCTTCTGCAGCCACTGTGGAGATGTATTTGGACCTGAAG GGTTTATGGAAAAAGACGGTAAACCATATTGCCCCAGGGATTTCTACCGCCTCTTTGCACCCAAATGCTCTGGCTGTGGAGAACCAGTGAAGGAGAACTATCTGTCTGCAGCCAATGGAACCTGGCATCCCGACTGCTTTGTCTGTGTG GATTGTTTGAAGCCCTTTACCGATGGTTGTTTTATGGAGTTAAACGGTCGGCCGCTCTGTTCTCTGCATTATCACTCTAGACAGGGGACTTTGTGTGGGACCTGTGGAGAACCAATCACCGGCCGTTGCATCGCCGCTCTCGACCGCAAGTTTCACCCCGAACACTTTCTTTGTGCGTTCTGCCTTCGACAGCTCAGTCAGGGTGTGTTTAAGGAGCAGGGAGGGAAGCCGTACTGTTCGGTATGTCACGCGAAACTCTTTCGGTGA